The window GGGTTGTCGGCTGAGTGCCGGGTCAATCAGGAAGAAATCTTTGGCCCGGTGGCTACACTCATTCCGTTTGATACGGATACGGAGGCAGTGTCGATGGCAAACAGTGTTCGGTATGGACTGGCTGCATCAGTGTGGAGCAGTGATATCAAACGCTGTCATCGCGTGGCACGTGAGTTGGAATCAGGCGTGGTCTGGGTCAACTGCTGGATGATGCGTGATCTGCGTACTCCCTTTGGCGGAATGAAAGATTCCGGAGTTGGCCGGGAAGGTGGCCAGGAAGCCATGAGATTTTTCACCGAGCCTAAAAATGTATGTATCAGGTATTGAAAGGAAACATGCCGTATGGCGTTCACTGAAGGCATCCATTCTTCAAAAGCTCCTGAACCTGTTGGGTTGTATCCACATGCCCGACAAGTGGGGAACCTCTTGTTTCTCTCTGGTGTGGGGCCACGTCAGCGAGGGAGCAAGGCCATTCCCGGCGTAACACTCAATGAGAGGGGGGAGATCATTGCTTACGACATCGCTGAACAGTGTCGATCAGTTTTTGCCAATGTTCGTGCGATTCTCGAAGAGGCTGGTAGCAGTTGGGAGAATCTGGTGGATGTCACCGTCTATCTCACCAACATGAAAGCTGACTTTGCCACATACAATAAGTTGTGGGCAGAGTACTTCAAAGATGTTCAGCCTTGCCGAACGACGCTGGAAATTAATTGCCTGCCAACGCCGATAGCCATTGAATTGAAGTGCATAGCGACCATTTCCTGACACCGTGAACAAGGGGAAAGTCATGTTGAACCAGGGTATCAACTTCCAGAAGTGGATCGAAGAGAACCGCCATTTGCTCAAGCCGCCGGTCTGTAACAAGAAAGTTTTTGCAACGGATGACTTTATCGTCATGGTGGTGGGTGGCCCTAACGCGCGGAAGGATTTTCATTTCCAGGAAGGGCCTGAGTTCTTTCATCAGTTGGAAGGTGAAATGGTGCTGCACACGATTCAGGATGGCAAACGCGTCGATATTCCGCTCAAAGCTGGTGAGATTTTCAACCTGCCTGGCCGTACGCCACACTCGCCGGAGCGCATGGCCAACTCTGTTGGTCTGGTCATTGAACGCAAACGCCAGCCTGGTGAACTTGACGGACTGCAATGGTACTGTGAAGGCTGCGACAACAAATTGTACGAAGAATTTTTCCCGCTAAAGAATATAGAGAAGGATTTTCCACCGATCTTTGAACGGTATTATGGCTCGGAGTCCAACCGGACATGTAAGAATTGTGGCAAGATTATGGAACCACCTGTAAAGAAGTAAACGTGTTCAAGATTGATATTCATACGCATATTCTGCCGCCGATGTGGCCTGACCTGCAACAGCAATATGGCTACGGTGGGTTTGTGCAACTTGAAAGCTGTGGCTGTGATCGTGCCAGAATGACGATCGATGGCAAGTTCTTTCGTGAAATTGAAAGCAACTGCTGGGATCCAGTCCGGCGAATGCAGGAATATGACCAGCATGATTGTCAGGTGCAGGTATTGTCAACGGTGCCGGTAATGTTCAGTTACTGGGCCAAGCCGGAACATGGCTACGATTTGTCGCGATTGCTTAACGACCATATTGCTGATGTGGTGAGGACATACCCCAAGCGATTCGTGGGGCTGGGTACTGTTCCGATGCAGGATGCAACGCTGGCAGTGCGGGAACTGCGACGATGTGTAAAAGATCTGCAGTTTCCAGGCATTCAGATTGGGTCCAATGTGAATGGTGTCAACCTTGATGATGCATCCCTGTATCCGGTGTTTGAAGCAGCGGAGCAGATGGGGGCTTGTCTGTTTGTGCATCCATGGGAAATGCTCGGCAAGGATCGCATGTCCAAGTACTGGATGCCCTGGCTGGTAGGCATGCCTTCGGAAACAACGCTCGCGATCTGCTCGGTGATATTTTCCGGACTGCTCGAAAAACTGCCTCGGCTACGTATTGCATTTGCACATGGTGGTGGTGCATTTCCAGCAACCATTGGCCGCATTGCTCATGGCTTCGAAGCCCGGCCCGACTTGTGTGCCATCGATAACCGTGTGAATCCGCGAGAGTACTTGTCGCGAATCTATTACGATTCGCTGGTGCATGATGCGGAATACCTCAAATACTTTGTGGCAACGGTCGGTGCGGATCGCATTGCACTTGGAACGGATTATCCGTTTCCTCTGGGGGAAACTGTACCTGGTCATTTGATTGAAACCAGTGGATTTGATCGGAACACCCAGGAGAGGCTTCTGCATGGCACAGCACTCGAATGGCTAAATCTGAAACGGGAGCATTTTGCTTGATTGCCACCATGACAATCAATGGTCAATCGCTGCAAGCTGATTTCAGTAAGGGAATTTGTGTAGGCATTCCAGTTGATTTTAATGGTTTGCAACCCAGCCACTTTGCGGCAAAACGCGCCAGCACTGTACCGATGAGGTCAGGTAGTTTCATTGGCGACACCAAACTGGGTGGTTCGTGCAATGTGCCTGTCATAACTATCAATCCACATTGCAACGGCACACATACCGAAAGCATTGGCCACATTGTTGATAATCAGTTTTCAGTGCATCAGGCACTACCTGGCGGATTGAAACTGGCGACGCTGATTTCTGTTGAACCAGCATCGGTAACTGCTATCGATAAGCATAACCGTCCTGCTCTCGTAAATGGAGATAAAGTAATTACCAAAATGATGCTGCATCAAGCATTGCAGCATATTTCAGCAGTTCGCTTTACTGCATTGTTGATTCGCACTTTACCAAACGATGAATCAAAACTAGGTGCAAGGTATGGTGAAACAACCTTACCGCCATTTTTCACAATCGAGGCGATTGATTACCTGAATCAACTCGGCGTCAAGCATCTCCTCGTTGACATGCCATCGGTTGATCGAATGCAGGATGAGGGTTTGCTGACAGTGCACCACCGGTTCTGGAACGTCGCAGAAGGCACGCATTCGCTTCAAGCCGGATCATACATAGATAAAACAATTACAGAAATGATTTATGTTCCAGATGAAGTACGGGATGGAAACTATTTGCTCGATTTGCAGATTCCAGCATTCAGCACCGATGTGGCGCCATCCAGACCCTGGCTGTTTCCCGTGGAGTTCGTGTAATGTTTGATCGAACTCCAGACTATGCACAGGCAATGGATCGTGATGATCCACTTGCACGGTTTCGCGATGAGTTTCATATTTCGGTTGGACACAACGGTCAGCAAGAAATCTATTTCTGTGGGAACTCACTGGGTCTGCAGCCGAAACGTACCGGAGCCTACGTCAGTGATTTTCTCAATGATTGGGCAACACGAGGAGTGCGAGGGCATTTTGAGGGCAATCATCCCTGGATGCCTTACCATGAATTTCTGACAACGGGACTTGCATCACTGGCAGGTGCCCTGCCTCATGAAGTGGTTGCCATGAATTCCCTGACGGTCAACCTGCATCTGATGATGGTGAGTTTCTATCGGCCGACCGTACAAAGGTTCAAAATTCTTATTGAAGAGCATGCCTTCCCATCAGATAGCTATGCAGTAGTTTCCCACTTGCAACACCATGGTTTGGACCCTGCAGAAGCACTGGTAAAGGTAGCACAAAGACCAGGTTCAGAATTGATTGATGAAGCAGATTTGATGCAGATTATCGAGCAGCATGGGAAACAATTGAGTTTGATTCTGCTGCCTGGGGTACAGTACTACACCGGGCAGGTGTTACCCATGGCTGAAATCACCCGTATTGGGCATAATGTGGGTGCAATAGTTGGTTTTGATATGGCCCATGCTATGGGGAACATTCCACTGTTTCTGCATGAATGGGATGTCGATTTCGCTGTATGGTGCAGCTACAAGTATCTCAACAGTGGAGCGGGATCGGTAGCTGGCTGTTTCATTCATGAACGACATGTCCGGAACACCAGTTTGCATCGTTTCGCTGGTTGGTGGGGCCATGATAAATCGACACGTTTCCAGATGGGCTCGGAGTTTCATGCCATGCCTACTGCGGAAGGCTGGCAACTGTCCAACCCTCCCATTCTGTCGCTTGCAGCCATGCGTGCATCGCTCGATCTGTTTCGCGAAGCGGGTGGCTTGAGCGCCTTGCGAAAAAAGTCGGAACTGTTGACTGGCTACCTGGAATATCTGCTGAAGCTGGAATGTGGAGATCGTGTGCAGATCATCACGCCACATGATGCGAATCATCGAGGATGCCAACTGTCATTGAGCATTCGCAGTGGCCAGTATTCTGGCAAAGAGGTACATCAGCGGCTTGAGCAGGCTGGTGTAGCCTGCGATTGGCGAGAGCCGAATGTCATGCGCGTGGCGCCCGTGCCCCTTTATAACACCTTTACGGAAGTCTATCGTTTTGTTCATCTTCTGAAGACATGGCTATGAGATCGAAACACATTATACTGGTGGGTGCTGGCCTGGTGGGAAGCCTGCTGGCGGTGTTCTTGGCACGGCGAGGCTTCACCGTAACCGTTTATGAACGTCGGCCTGATCTGCGGAAGTCACGCATTTCAGCTGGGCGGTCCATCAACCTGGCTCTGGCCAATCGTGGCATGGCAGCTCTGGAGCGTGCTGGCATCCTGAAAGACCTGCGCCCCCTGCTTATCCCCATGGCGGGCCGAATGATTCATGATGAACAGGGGCAGACCTCGTTTCTGTCGTACGGGCATCGCCCCGAAGAAGTGATTTATTCCGTCTCGCGTGGAGGCCTGAACCAGAAATTGCTCGAACTGGCGGAAGCGGAAGGATCGACCATTCATTTTGAGCAAAATTGCCTGGGTGTTGATTTTGCCAATAAGAAACTCAAGATGCTGAACGAAACAAATCGAAAAGAGGCTTGGCTGGATTTCGAAGTGGTGCTGGGCACCGATGGCTCTGCGTCGCATGTGCGGGATGCCATACTCCGTGCAACAGGTGGTAAGTGTGTTGAAGAGCCGTTGGGGCATGGCTACAAGGAATTGACGATTGAAGCCGGGGCGGATGGCAGCTTTCGCATGGATGAGCGTTCGTTACACATCTGGCCACGCGGTGAATTCATGCTGATAGCCCTGCCCAACCCGGATGCATCATTTACTTTGACTTTGTTTCTTCCACAAACCGGTGCGGAGAGCTTTGCTACTCTGCAGGATAAGCAGTCAGTACATGATTTTTTCAGGAAGTATTTCCCCGATGCACGAGACATGATGCCTGATCTGACAGAACAGTTCTTCACCAACCCGCTGGGAAATCTGGCAACCATCTGGTGCGATACCTGGCATTATCGAGGCAATGCCTTGCTGCTGGGTGATGCTGCCCATGCTATTGTTCCTTTTCACGGCCAGGGTATGAATTGTGGTTTTGAAGATGTGGTCGCATTTGATCAATTATTGAACGATGAAGACATGCCTTGCGAAACTCTCTTTGAACGGTTCTTTGCGGAGCGAAAGCCGAACGCTGATGCCATTGCAACGATGGCTCTCGAGAATTATGTTGAAATGCGGTCAACGGTGCGTGATCCGCGGTTCGCCTTGAAGAAAGTATTGTCTTTTGCTCTGGAAGATCGCTTCGGTCCTCGCTTCATCCCACGCTACTCAATGGTCATGTTCCATACCATGCCGTATGCCCAGGCGCAACAGCGAGGTATCATTCAGGAAGACATTCTCAATCAATTGACGGCGGGCATCAGCAGCCTGGAACAAGTCGATTTCAGCCAGGCTAGTAGGTTGATTGAGCAGAAACTATAATCAGGTTCGAGATACTTCGTATGCTTCAATCTGCTGTTTGAACTTCAGTATGTAGCCCAGTTCATCCAGATCATTCAGTAGGCAGGTTTTGGAGAAACTATCCACCTGGAAAGTGCTGCTGGTTCCGTCAGGTAATCGGATCGTTTGTGCTGCCAGGTCTATGGTTACCTTGGTATCTGGATGGCTTTGAGCGAGTTGCACTAGTTTGGAATAAAATGATGCATCGTCGCAGACGACAGGCAGAACGCCATTTTTAAGGGCGTTGGATTTAAAGATATCGGCAAACCCTTGAGCGATCACAGCCTGGATACCCCAGGCTCGCAATGCCCAGGGAGCATGTTCACGCGAAGAACCACATCCGAAATTGTCGCCAGCAAGCAGGATGGTCTGTTCCTGGTGAGCAGACTGATTGAGGACAAAATCAGGCTTGGGTTTGCCAGCCGCATCATAACGCCAGTCAGCAAACAGGTTTTCGCCGAGGCCGTTCTTATCGGTTACTTTGAGAAACCGGGCAGGAATGATCTGGTCGGTATCGATATCATTTCGCACCAGGGGAATCAGGCGTGATGTCAGTGTGGTAAAGCGAGCCATGGCATTTCCAGCAAGATATTATCAGTTGATCAGTTTCCGAACATCCGTCACCACCCCCGTCACTGCAGCAGCGGCTGCGGTCAGAGGACTGGCCAGAAACGTACGTCCGCCAGGACCCTGTCTGCCTTCGAAATTGCGGTTACTCGTACTCACAGCATACTGTCCGGGGCTGATCTGGTCGCCATTCATGGCAATGCACATGGAGCAGCCGCTTTCACGCCACTCGGCACCGGCCTGCTTGAAGATATCAGCCAAGCCTTCCTGTTCCGCCTGCTTCTTAATCTCCTGCGAGCCAGGCACTACCAGCGTGCGCACATGCGAAGCAATTTTTCTACCCTGGAAAACACGGGCTGCCTCTCGCAAATCGCTGATGCGGGAATTGGTGCAACTGCCAATGAAGACAACGTCAATCTTGTGGCCGAGCAGTGGCTTGCCTGCAGGCAAGGCCATGTATTGCATGGCTTTCTCCAGCGCTGCCCGCTCGGTGCTGTCGCTGATGCTGGCAGGATCGGGAATTGCACTCGAAATAGGCATTCCCATTCCTGGATTGGTGCCATAGGTAATCATTGGCTCCAATTGGCTGGCATCAATGGAAATAGTTTTGTCGAAAGCTGCACCTTCATCACTGGCCAGTGCCTTCCACTTCGCCACCGCTTTGTCCCAGTCCGAACCCTTGGGGCAGTGTTCCTTGCCATGCAGATACTGGAACGTGACATCATCGGGAGCTACCAGCCCTGCCCTGGCGCCGCCTTCGATGGACATATTGCAGACAGTCATTCTGCCTTCCATCGACAAGGCTCTGATGGCAGAGCCTGTATATTCAAAGACGTGAGCAGTGCCACCACGCACACCTATCTTGGCGAGCAAAGCCAGAATGATGTCCTTGGGTGAAACGCCTGGTTTCAGCGTTCCATCCACTTTCACTTCAAATGATTTCGGCTTCCGCTGCAGTAGACACTGCGATGCGAGCACGTGTTCCACTTCGCTGGTGCCGATGCCAAAGGCGAGTGCTCCGAAAGCACCGTGCGTTGCAGTGTGGCTGTCGCCACAAACAATAGTCATGCCAGGCTGAGTGAGTCCCAGTTCAGGGCCGATGACGTGGACAATTCCCCGATGCGGGCTGCCCAGGCCATGAAGCGTAACTCCAAATTCCTTACAGTTCTGTTCCAGCTTGCGGCATTGCTGGGCAGCCATGTCATCGGCCATTTCCAGTCCGCGACCTTGCGTTGGAATGCTGTGATCGAGAGTTGCAACTGTGCGATCCGTACGGTGTACTTTGAGGCCACGTTTGCGCAGTCCATCAAATGCCTGGGGCGAAGTGACTTCGTGGACCAGGTGCAGATCAATGTAAAGCACTGCAGGAGCACCAGATTCCTGATGCACCACGTGGTTATCCCAGATTTTGTCAATGATCGTTCGTGGCTGTTTCGACATAGTTAGCCAACACTCACGGTAACGCGAACAGGTTTGTTGGTCCCATTGGTGGCGCCAATGGGTTCTTTCATCAGCGAGATAAGGTCTGCATCGTGAATCTGCTTCTTCTTGTCTGCCAGAGTTTTGAAGCGTGCAAAGATGCAGTCGAGATCCTGATCAGCCAGTACGTGCCCGAGTTCTTCCATGCGGGCTTTGAAAGCATGTCGGCCTGAATGCTTGCCTAGCACCAGATTGGTCTTGGTGACACCTACTGATTCAGGTCGCATGATTTCGTAGGTGGTGGCATTTTTCAGCATGCCATCCTGATGAATGCCCGCTTCATGTGCAAATGCATTGGCACCAACAATGGCCTTGTTGGGTTGAACCACGATGCCGGTGTAACCAGAAACCATTTTGCTCACATGTGCAATCTGCGTGGTATCTATCCCCGTTCGCAGGTTATAAACAGGCTTGCGGGTATTTAAAGCCATCACCACTTCTTCGAGAGCAGTGTTGCCTGCCCGTTCGCCGATGCCATTGATGGTGACTTCCGCCTGCCGAGCTCCGGCACGAATGCCAGCCAGACTGTTGGCCGTTGCCAGGCCCAGATCATTATGGCAATGAACCGAGACGATGCAGTTATCAATACCCTTGGTATTCTTGATGATGCCTGCAATCAGTTGGCCATATTCTTCAGGAATGGTGTAGCCCACCGTATCAGGAATATTGAGCGTGGTTGCACCGGCACGAATGGCCAAGGCCAGCACCTCATACAGAAATGCAGGGTCGCTGCGGCCTGCATCTTCCGGCGAAAATTCTACATCAGCACAGAGTGAATGAGCATAGCCAACCATTTCGAGCACTTTGTCCATAACCTGCCTGGGTTCCATCTTCAGCTTGTGCTTCATGTGGATTTCGGAAGTAGCCAGGAAAGTATGGATGCGGGGCCTTTTTGCATGTTGCACAGCTTCCCAGGCTTTGTCGATATCGCTGAATGCTGTACGGGCTAATCCACAAATGATGGGAGGTTCGTTGCCATTAATGGACTCGTTGCCAACGGTTTTGGCGATCGTTCGAACGGCTTCCAGGTCGTCAGGCGAAGCAGCGGGGAAACCTGCTTCCATCACGTCTACACCCAGGCGAGCCAGAGCGCCGGCGATTTCCAGTTTTTCTGCGGAGGTTAAAGTTGCACCGGGGGACTGTTCACCATCGCGAAGCGTGGTGTCGAATATGCGAACGTAATCGTTACTCATGATTCATCCTCAGCAGTGGAAGAGGGTCTGCTACCAACAGTGTACGCTACCTGCCGGGGAGATGCCAGTGCCAGTCCGGGTTATCGACGGCGAGGTCTTTCGCGCAATCGCGATGGTCTAGGTTTTCTGGTGGAGTCTTTTTCATCAGGGGCGAGCAGGGAGCCGTGCATGTCAACCTGCGCCAGTAATTCACTTCCACCCTTGAGTGTGATGTTGAGTGGTTTCTCAGGCTGAGAAGTATCCGCATTTTTTGACAACAGCTTGTCTTCTGCGGGCTTCTCCTTTTTGAATGGTATGTAGCTGTATTGAAATGGTGTTGAGATTCTGGAAGCCAGGCGTGCGAGTGAGGTATCCTGGCGCGGGATGATATTCAACTGTGCATGCATCATTCGTGCCTTTTCATCAACCCGTGCTGAAGCAGTCATTTCCCGTGCATCGCGTGAAAGCTGGGATAACATCATCTGTAGAACCGATTTTCCAACTTGTGCCTGCAACGATTCTTGTGAATCTTTGCTGTTGCCTGTCATCCAGTTCATCACCGTTGAAAGTCTGTTCGAAAGCTGCACACGTTGTTGAGCAGGGATTCGATGAAAGTAGAGACTCATGGCCAGTAGTTGTTTCTGGTGTTGTTCGGGAATCATTTGTCTGGGATCAATCTGGTTTCCGGAAACCTCTGTTTCAGTGAAACCAAACCAGGCATATTGATGCTGAAAGGTCATGGCAATTTTGCCCAACAAGGGAACCTGCACGGAGTACAAATCCTGGCTGGCGTTCGATACTGAAATCCCATGACGTTCCAGAAAGCCCACAAAGAGCTGCCTGTCGGTGCAGGGAATGAAGGTCACCACCGTTGCATTACCGAGTACATCGGGTTTGATGATGCAGCCCAGCGGGCGGGCCAGATCAAGCCCTTTCAAATTGCCTGCAATCAGGTTGGTCACCGCAGTGCTATCGAGGGCAGCCACCAGATCCTTGCGGCCAGCTTGCTGGTAAACAAAACGAAGCCCAGAACGCAGGCTCATGACTGACTTGCCGGTGATAATTCCCCATGGTTCCTGAGCCAGACTCGTTGTAGCGAGACAAAGAATTGATACTACTACGCTGATATGCCATTTGAACGAATACATGTCATTTCCTCCTGAAACTTTATTGTAAGAGCATTGAAATAATGGAAGAAAGTCTTGACGACAATTTGTTATTAGGTATACCTAACAATAGAAAGTAGGTAAGGCTTATGAACGTTATTCAACGCCTCAGTTTTAAGGTTATTGCAATAGTACTGATGCTTGCTGGCTTGGCAGGTTGTAAATCCGAAATATCACCATCACGCGCTACTTTGACCTATCAAGGCAGTGGACCGATTAATATCGTGTGTACCACGGGTATGGTTGCTGATCTGGTTGCCAACATTGGTCAAAAGCATGTAAAGGTGACCCAGTTGATGAAAGCGGGTGTGGATCCGCATCTCTATA of the Planctomycetia bacterium genome contains:
- a CDS encoding cyclase family protein, with product MTINGQSLQADFSKGICVGIPVDFNGLQPSHFAAKRASTVPMRSGSFIGDTKLGGSCNVPVITINPHCNGTHTESIGHIVDNQFSVHQALPGGLKLATLISVEPASVTAIDKHNRPALVNGDKVITKMMLHQALQHISAVRFTALLIRTLPNDESKLGARYGETTLPPFFTIEAIDYLNQLGVKHLLVDMPSVDRMQDEGLLTVHHRFWNVAEGTHSLQAGSYIDKTITEMIYVPDEVRDGNYLLDLQIPAFSTDVAPSRPWLFPVEFV
- a CDS encoding amidohydrolase, which encodes MWPDLQQQYGYGGFVQLESCGCDRARMTIDGKFFREIESNCWDPVRRMQEYDQHDCQVQVLSTVPVMFSYWAKPEHGYDLSRLLNDHIADVVRTYPKRFVGLGTVPMQDATLAVRELRRCVKDLQFPGIQIGSNVNGVNLDDASLYPVFEAAEQMGACLFVHPWEMLGKDRMSKYWMPWLVGMPSETTLAICSVIFSGLLEKLPRLRIAFAHGGGAFPATIGRIAHGFEARPDLCAIDNRVNPREYLSRIYYDSLVHDAEYLKYFVATVGADRIALGTDYPFPLGETVPGHLIETSGFDRNTQERLLHGTALEWLNLKREHFA
- a CDS encoding 3-hydroxyanthranilate 3,4-dioxygenase codes for the protein MLNQGINFQKWIEENRHLLKPPVCNKKVFATDDFIVMVVGGPNARKDFHFQEGPEFFHQLEGEMVLHTIQDGKRVDIPLKAGEIFNLPGRTPHSPERMANSVGLVIERKRQPGELDGLQWYCEGCDNKLYEEFFPLKNIEKDFPPIFERYYGSESNRTCKNCGKIMEPPVKK
- a CDS encoding 2-isopropylmalate synthase; the protein is MSNDYVRIFDTTLRDGEQSPGATLTSAEKLEIAGALARLGVDVMEAGFPAASPDDLEAVRTIAKTVGNESINGNEPPIICGLARTAFSDIDKAWEAVQHAKRPRIHTFLATSEIHMKHKLKMEPRQVMDKVLEMVGYAHSLCADVEFSPEDAGRSDPAFLYEVLALAIRAGATTLNIPDTVGYTIPEEYGQLIAGIIKNTKGIDNCIVSVHCHNDLGLATANSLAGIRAGARQAEVTINGIGERAGNTALEEVVMALNTRKPVYNLRTGIDTTQIAHVSKMVSGYTGIVVQPNKAIVGANAFAHEAGIHQDGMLKNATTYEIMRPESVGVTKTNLVLGKHSGRHAFKARMEELGHVLADQDLDCIFARFKTLADKKKQIHDADLISLMKEPIGATNGTNKPVRVTVSVG
- the leuC gene encoding 3-isopropylmalate dehydratase large subunit encodes the protein MSKQPRTIIDKIWDNHVVHQESGAPAVLYIDLHLVHEVTSPQAFDGLRKRGLKVHRTDRTVATLDHSIPTQGRGLEMADDMAAQQCRKLEQNCKEFGVTLHGLGSPHRGIVHVIGPELGLTQPGMTIVCGDSHTATHGAFGALAFGIGTSEVEHVLASQCLLQRKPKSFEVKVDGTLKPGVSPKDIILALLAKIGVRGGTAHVFEYTGSAIRALSMEGRMTVCNMSIEGGARAGLVAPDDVTFQYLHGKEHCPKGSDWDKAVAKWKALASDEGAAFDKTISIDASQLEPMITYGTNPGMGMPISSAIPDPASISDSTERAALEKAMQYMALPAGKPLLGHKIDVVFIGSCTNSRISDLREAARVFQGRKIASHVRTLVVPGSQEIKKQAEQEGLADIFKQAGAEWRESGCSMCIAMNGDQISPGQYAVSTSNRNFEGRQGPGGRTFLASPLTAAAAAVTGVVTDVRKLIN
- the leuD gene encoding 3-isopropylmalate dehydratase small subunit, giving the protein MARFTTLTSRLIPLVRNDIDTDQIIPARFLKVTDKNGLGENLFADWRYDAAGKPKPDFVLNQSAHQEQTILLAGDNFGCGSSREHAPWALRAWGIQAVIAQGFADIFKSNALKNGVLPVVCDDASFYSKLVQLAQSHPDTKVTIDLAAQTIRLPDGTSSTFQVDSFSKTCLLNDLDELGYILKFKQQIEAYEVSRT
- a CDS encoding RidA family protein; this translates as MAFTEGIHSSKAPEPVGLYPHARQVGNLLFLSGVGPRQRGSKAIPGVTLNERGEIIAYDIAEQCRSVFANVRAILEEAGSSWENLVDVTVYLTNMKADFATYNKLWAEYFKDVQPCRTTLEINCLPTPIAIELKCIATIS
- the kynU gene encoding kynureninase, whose amino-acid sequence is MFDRTPDYAQAMDRDDPLARFRDEFHISVGHNGQQEIYFCGNSLGLQPKRTGAYVSDFLNDWATRGVRGHFEGNHPWMPYHEFLTTGLASLAGALPHEVVAMNSLTVNLHLMMVSFYRPTVQRFKILIEEHAFPSDSYAVVSHLQHHGLDPAEALVKVAQRPGSELIDEADLMQIIEQHGKQLSLILLPGVQYYTGQVLPMAEITRIGHNVGAIVGFDMAHAMGNIPLFLHEWDVDFAVWCSYKYLNSGAGSVAGCFIHERHVRNTSLHRFAGWWGHDKSTRFQMGSEFHAMPTAEGWQLSNPPILSLAAMRASLDLFREAGGLSALRKKSELLTGYLEYLLKLECGDRVQIITPHDANHRGCQLSLSIRSGQYSGKEVHQRLEQAGVACDWREPNVMRVAPVPLYNTFTEVYRFVHLLKTWL
- a CDS encoding FAD-dependent monooxygenase, with protein sequence MAMRSKHIILVGAGLVGSLLAVFLARRGFTVTVYERRPDLRKSRISAGRSINLALANRGMAALERAGILKDLRPLLIPMAGRMIHDEQGQTSFLSYGHRPEEVIYSVSRGGLNQKLLELAEAEGSTIHFEQNCLGVDFANKKLKMLNETNRKEAWLDFEVVLGTDGSASHVRDAILRATGGKCVEEPLGHGYKELTIEAGADGSFRMDERSLHIWPRGEFMLIALPNPDASFTLTLFLPQTGAESFATLQDKQSVHDFFRKYFPDARDMMPDLTEQFFTNPLGNLATIWCDTWHYRGNALLLGDAAHAIVPFHGQGMNCGFEDVVAFDQLLNDEDMPCETLFERFFAERKPNADAIATMALENYVEMRSTVRDPRFALKKVLSFALEDRFGPRFIPRYSMVMFHTMPYAQAQQRGIIQEDILNQLTAGISSLEQVDFSQASRLIEQKL